One Aegilops tauschii subsp. strangulata cultivar AL8/78 chromosome 2, Aet v6.0, whole genome shotgun sequence genomic window, aaataggcaaaaaacagcaattctgggctgggcctccagttaataggttagtcccaaaaataatataaaagtgtataataaagcccaataatgtccaaaacagaatataacatagcatggaacaatcaaaaattatagatacgttggagacgtatcatgcatgtgttcgtgtaagtgttgcgtgcatgcagttcgtgtgcatgcgtgcgtgtgtgtataatcaccacaccagctcctgtgtgttaaaacagacggctcagcataccaatacaagggcaccttgtccgctgtgcccgcggtcatgacttcgaaccaccgtccaatatttttttgtcgtttgttttcattattactagcaagatgcccgtgcgttgcacgtaacatcaagatgcgtttgtatgactagtttatcttgtgagagaaaaggatgaacgagggaaggccttatttgcaaatgtggagaggtgtgtgggtacatcttaggcaaaattgtcatagtttctttcctatccgtcagatataaatcggacggcctatattgcaggatggcaggcacaccatcatcaccaactctgttttttataagagtgtattttatccctactcttataaaaagcatagtttcggtgatgatcgtgtgccttccatcctgcaatataggccgtccgatctatatctgacggatatgaaggaaactatggcaattttgcaaaaagatacccacacccctctccacacttgcaaataaggccttcccttgttcatcgttttgtcccacaagataaactactcatacaaatgcatcttgatgttccgtgcaacgcatgggcatcttgctagtattttataagagtgtagatgtagagtagatacaagccgacaggtgggcccgatggtagtgagataatgtgatgcaacactagaggtgccacgtggagcgtttaattggtcaactagtcgtgtcttgagcaaatacagtgttgtacggtgagcccgtgactatataataaccacaaaacgtaaatggtgaccgtaattagtggattctgaagtccaatgtatgtatcatgctttcgcttcaaatacaatgatcgtcactgtatatatcgcgagagaaagatgaaacatgcgtgaatgtgctgggggcttacttttagaggacctggagatagtttgtgtgcgtacctcaaaggggcgtagaggggggtatgcgatggagggagagatgctcttcgtttctctttattatgactacctttatatatagtataaaaatatacaaattcacagtgcggaataaatatcattgtgggcaccatgcaatgcaagcgttcatactcctccatataactttgtcatgttgtatatgtagaaattctacaatatttttttggccacactttattcaaaaggaatgttgtatgtgaaataaacgtgaagagagggctttttagatcaatggggtacgtgatgtaacatgtgtgaatgtgtagttgattcatttggcagggcctagagaggtatgtgtgtgtattcaagagaggcatggatagaggggccgacagagggcgtgggagagatagcacgagaaatgagagtggtctagagagagagagagacgaatatgacatcacggcgagagattcccttgagtgtgtatatgcaagggggagtggatagaggcaccaggagaatatattttttgtgtgtggtgtctgtgttggtatgcgtgggtgtgagaagataacgagacatgggggcagaggttgtgtcaccgcgtgaggtctggtgggtcgaggtgaggcccttcgttcggttccgtcccgcgccacattggtcggcccgtgacgcatttagggagacccatggatgactagtcgtacaagacaaagatagcataattgtgaaggactctatgtccactgacaaagccggctaggatttgtaaccctaggttctcggacaaaggtaacccctttatctctgatattactattcatccaacctaactttaaggggcatcctacagaatgctctgctagaatcatactcgtcgattaggaagagaggtgtgagacaatgcgtgagagacatgcctaaagataatgtgcgtacaggagacacgtaggcaggtctatgtatatagaaagggtcgatggggattgtgcgtgtgtatccttgcgagaggaagagtgcttgtgataaaggttagtgaaaacagtcgtaaatggttacgagagggagggagggttatatcaagagcatgtgtgcgagaaagacacctcgggagagagtgtgtgagcatgtgtgagagaacACCGATGGAGACTGAAACTACACGTAcaagactgatgtacacattgattaaagatataaattgtatacaaatattaggatgggatcatgatatttgcaattcgcgtagggaacggtcattgatccatcagacgtCTAGaatctatcgaatttgagcatgtgtatgttattattcgacacaattgatccacatagttagtattttgaactccagacaatgcatcgctttagcaatcgaatataaacgtgagtatatgtcatgttgtgtgtgtaaagcacattatacatacggaagttacacaatgaacattataaatagctacctatgaactagcatacatttgaattcaacttaaggtggttttaaaaaattgaattcaacatgaagtccattcaattatttgaatttgatatcatggcgtttgtaaatcatacctaaattatgggggcaccaatctttgctctgattttgtacataatagcatatgtagtcgtgtacaaaatagattctaatttagctcctccattccaaaataattgtagttataggatttccaagtgtcaaaatttcaaaaagaagcggataatttaatgaggttttcaaacatacaaggtcaaatttaacgttgtctatttaggtcaatcctcaaagttcaagagtactctaaacgtgaatgcttgtgtttcaaaatttcgaacgaagcgccaaaagagcctctactcgcccgaaaccgcgtgagaccattgtttggtagtacaaggaaattacttttctaataactctgacccgtgaaacctaccggcccgacgtccaaaggtctaaaccggggtaggtttgtagcttcatctagacgccacgcaaccgcctccgaaaaacattcatacacaatggccgcctaagcacacatgcgcgcggccgaaatcactcccgcccactatttgggacacctgggattaccatcctacccccgacccgcagtaggtccgaaatttaagaggggggcaatgTTTGTACTttcccaaatttcaaacaagtgcgtcccatcttctgttcaaaaaagccaaaagcaagcgcgtcccagaccgaaacatggttctcccccctccccccccccccccgcccacccgtccgattccccattcgtactccgtggatGCAAAAACTAGCTCTCCACCAgtcgcgaaaccccggcgtcctccgtccgccaccccattccacccatcaaccgccgccctcctccatcacgtcggagccgataccccgacgtcgtcgtccaccacaacctcaaccgcaacgccctccacggctagtagttgaagccgaggccgagccgtccgtacccgagccagttcaaccacaccgtcctgcgcctcaccggtGCCGCTCCAatttcgccaccctccaccgcaccagagctgttcctgctacgccgtccttcgccgcctcggatctgcttcccctccgccgacatacggccacggcaacacagtcaacaatttggccatgggtttgtcCAAGAATCCACGGttctccaaaacatcggttcccccgggagaaaaaagaagatcgccgcgacatatggaggagaccacactggcaaccgataagggtactcctcttcccttattcatgcaaatcttacgtgtctgcttgcacggtattcatcccacagaaggcACTAGTTGactgcttcttcttgatactagatgttcctagaaactcgcgatgcacaaggtttctcctcatatactatttcaccttagctagaggtctgtcgcccccctgaatttcaattcctggtcagttgattcccaattaacggaagtattccccggcgtaataggcgctagtccgcctattacgccggggaagcagcgcctcggtgtttatcttaggggcgtgtggggcctagagctactggtgcccgatctggaggtcggccgggattaaagggatggcctgggggcgctgccaagcacggcggtggtgtgaggtcgaggggagggcggggcggcggaggcaggggtctgggccggtggtcgctgtcggttcgagaaagatcgtcaatagtgactggcgggaggtagacgaaggccatctgcccgttccttatagatcggacggttcattaaaaaaatcggctgacctatttattttcagtcgactgttatcttgacatgaccacatgtggtggtgtgctggaggagtacctgcatttcctgtgctcatatattagaaactcatacggagtagaatctaattttgtttgccatgcaatgttgtagagctatcatatgtctcctgtcatttatttttcagccacctgctatctgctacttttacagtgcactagttctgcacacacttcacccatactctcactattgtatttttatgcaagggtatttcagaccctgccttgacagaagcagaaaagaTAAGAGAGAAGTCACTCCAGCATGGTACGCGGCTAAGCCAGACACGTTTCAAGACTATAAAGGGTGTAGTGTCCGCAGATGGAGACGGGGAACGTAactctggagttgatgatctcgctcgccatcactacaagaaatatgtcaacttgtgaccctcactattggccgctgaaaggtcatagtttttcatttgcgacctttttgtgaccaaaaacagaaggtcaaaagctggcagtcgtatactgaaattaacgaccttctctgtgagaaggtccTGGAATTCCATGACCAAAACAAAAGGTTATTGATTCCAtgaccttctgttttggtcgCTAGCTCTCTAcccaggccacgtcggatccgacgtggcaatctgacgtggcaaaattgcgaccaattgaAAAGGTCGTTGGTTCAAATCAGCCCGGTCCAGTTCGCTGTTCTacttgggcctggcccaacaattcAGCCTATTTGATTTTTTTCTGTCAATTTTTTGGTCGACTTCAAGGGCCAAGCCCAACGTTCCAGCCTTTTTTATTGTTGGGCCGTGGCCTTTTTGTCTAAACAATttcattttccttttttattAAATGGGTCCACTtgggtcccagttgtcaggtTCTGGTAACTGGGTCCCATTTGTCACGTTCTGTTAAGTGGGTCCCATCTATCAGGCTCATATTCTTCATATTTCAACCAGTATTTAAATTGGCAGACAAAAAGCACACATAATACTTCAAATAAGAGCAACCAGATCACATAATACATTGGCAACAACAGTAACAAGCTCTATCCATGCCAATACATATGACCATGTGTAATACAGTACTTTACAAGCTCTACAAGTGTAACGAGCTCTACAAGTGTGATACAGTACTACTTTACAAGAAAATGACAACATGACGGATTCGCCGGACGACCAGTCGGGGCTGGGAACAAACAAAATGGCAACATGGCTTCCTGTCACCCTGTTACATGAATGAGAGAAGAATTAGAAAAACTGGGGCAAATATCTTATGAACAGACCATTAAAGAAAATGACATTTATAGCTGTACCATTGCAAACCAAGAGATACCGAAAAAGTGGAGGAGCAACAATTAATAATGTACTAGATTAGTCGCTAGGCTAATTTAATTGAGTGCAGCAACTAGTTACCAAAACAGAGGCATGCTATGGTAATTGATGGTTGCTGTTGTTGTTTTAGCAGCAGTGGCATACTCAAAATCTAACAAGTATTAGTACTCTGATGTGCTAGTGCTAGTATTAAAAAAAGGATAAATTTGACTAGAGCAAGGAAATGAAAACAAGGACAGAAATTCTTTCTTGCAAATTAACGAACACATGCATAGCATAGCTAGCTAATGACCCAGGGGAAAAAACTGATGAAGCAGCAAGGCCATGACCACCACCAGGTGCATAGCTACTCTACCTAATGGGCCATTAGCAGAAAGCAAGCCGTTTACAACTAGCTAACAGACATCAACCATTATAAAAATTACGATAGCAGCAGCCCGTCAGGGAGATTAGCAGCAGGTTAGTGAgcagagggagagggaggtggtACCTGCTGGGAGCGGTGCGTGGTCGTGGCCGGGCTTGAATCATCGAGCTCAGGCAGGGCAGCTTGGTTGCCttggaagcagaggagaagaccCCTTGTTGCGGGACAGGGCCGGTGCCTAGGTGCGTCCCTCCTCCTCGAGCAGGACAAGGCCATGTTCCCGGCTAGAACTGGCGTCCTCCTATCATCTTCGCCGTCCACGCCATGGGCGGTCTGTAGAAAAGTAAGAGAACTAGAGAAGGTTAGTTTGCAAAGCTACAAGCTACAGTGTGTAACAAAGATATTCAATCTATTCAGCAAAAACAACACAAAAATATATGATAGTCTGCAGAACAACATAGCATCATTCACAAGCAAAGTATAGGATGCAAACAGCAAGTAGTACCATAATTCTCATCACAGTCATACATTGAATTCATTAAAGGCTACAGATTCATAGAATTCATTAAAGGCTGCAGATAAAAATAGGTAGATTTCTTTCTTCTCTTTGATTTATGCTAGCAGAGATGTAGCAGGCAGGAAGGTAGGAAGCAATCACATATGCATGTATGTATGGAGCAGATCATGAAAAGAGCAACATCTAATTAACTTGATTGCCTTGCAGATGACACACAAGATGAAGAGCGCTTGGACAAAAGCGATGGACGCCGCGAACTGGCAGATCACAGATTTCTCCATAAGTACAGAAGTAGTATTTGCATCAGTACAGCTACACTAGCACGTAGTACAAACATGGTATCATAGACATTCTCTAATTGACTAGCACCCAAATATATACATGCACCAGTTCAGGAAATTCATAGACCTATATAAGAGAGCACTCGATTCAGCAAGAAGATACCGTGGATATATCATGATTTGATATGCCCCAATCTCTGAAGATTTGTATGTGCAAATCTGCAGATTCAGGTGTAGTGATTCAAACCGTACGTAACTACATATTTTTTTGCAGTAAAAACTGTGTGTGCAAATCTGAACATAGCAAACACAAAGTGCATTCAGGATCCAATTCCCAACATCTAAATTCACCGAACATGTCCTAAAATTAGCACAACTAGAAAGTACAGAGATAAGAATAGCAATGCACACCCAAGACTAAACAAATCTGCGTTCATGCAATACTGAAGAAAAATACAGATAACTAGGGCGTGGATTCTCTCGAGCTCTCGCAGGGATCTTCAATGGGCGAGCAGGTGATGGCACacgctcctgttcatccaacagCGGCAGTTCAACACCACAGCGGAGTACAAAGCAAAATAAATAAAGGAGGAGAATATGTACAATACTGCCCCAGAAGCAAGACATCAGGCAAAGAAAATAAGGAGCCTAAGAATACATCTACTCTGCTTTGTTGTCTGCTGTAGCAAACATGCACTTGATTCCTTAAGAGGTAAATGCATACACCAGCGTTGTCTGCTGTAGCAAACATGCACTTAATTCCTTAGAGGTAAATGCATACACCAGCGCAAATGTTACTCACATGTTACTGCTGGATTCAACTTACAAATATAAAGAGACATGGCACTATACATGCGTACCAGAGACGTCTAGCCTAGCATCAAAGTTGAATTCATGGTAGATGTACTAGAAAAAACTAACGAGGCTTGGACCGATCGATCGATCGTTGGAGCGAGCAGTCGTACACTGATTGATTCTATGCGGCCAGGGATACAAGAGATGAGTACACAACTCTACTACAGATCCTAGCATCTAGGAGTACTGCATTTGCCAAACACCTCCTAAGTTGACTAACACTTGAACAAAAAACAAGCACTGTACTTGGTGCCAATTTGCACCCGAATGTCCGATGGCACAGCTAGCTTAGATCCGTTCATGGATAAATAAATCCAGTCAAATGGTGACTTCAACTAACTTCTGGACTGATTTTGCTCAAGATTCTTAATAGACTTACAATGTTTAGATTCCAGAAATTAAATCACAAAGTTTAGCTTACGGAAACAAAATTACAAGGTTTTCTATCTGCAATTAGTACAAACTTGATAGTGCTACAAGTGCTAATGATCCAACAGCGTCCCAGCTCCACACATCCTAGTACTGAATTTCCTCACACTTGATAGTCCtacaagcaagcaagcaagcaagcaagcaaacatgcaaatACAAGTAGTAGTACTGGTTGTCTAATGAATGGGCACATGATTCTCCTCAAATAAATTGACAAGATTTTCTTCTTGTTTTTTCTAGTTAAAGACAACCAGTCATCAATCAAGCAAGCAACATCACATTGGTACAGCAGTTAGCATCGTTCAGCATATATGGGGTGTGAGCAGTCAACACCTactaattttattttatttgtttgcATCGAGTCAGCACCTACAAGATGGGATGGAAATGCATCTTCTGTATTAGTTGTGGAGCATGCGTGTATTATTAGCAATGAAAGCAAGGGTCGACACTAGTGAAAGAGCGGACAGGAATATTTGCTTGCAACCTGACGACTTCGCTTgtgcgaggcgaggcgaggcgaagAGCAGCTCCTCGCTCTTGGCGCCGAGCTTGACGAGGGGAGGGGGCTCCATGGAACCTGCGACAACCCGACTTGCacagtgtaaaaaaattaagtaAACATACTAGTGATCTGCACAGTGTTGCTCCATAGCTCAACCGAACTTCAGAAAAAGTAAGACAAACAAAGTACAGTTTGTGACTTGAGAGGATAGGATTCAGGGTAAAAACGACTCACCCAAGAGACCAGAGTCTCGTCGTCCTCGTCGGGCTCGTCGGACAGGACCGCTCTCTTGCCAGTGATGATCTCCAGAAGCACGAGGCCGAAGGAAAACATGGCTGTCATCTCCTTGCTAGATCTTGGCCAGCTCAGGGGAAACATGGCATTCAAGCATCGGTCAACACTTGTGGAAGAACGTATCAATACAGTGAAATAAAAGATGTGGTGGGGGCATACAATGGAGTTAGGGACACCGACTTCCGCACAGATGTCCAGTACGAGCTTGGACATGTTTCCCCTGAGCTCGGAAACATTCTTCTGCAGCCTAAAACTTGCCACTATATCATCTGGAAGAAAAAAACAGTTTCATTAAACACATGATACATTCGTACATCAATACATCTGGTACTCTTACCCAATAAAACAAAGAACAGTGATCACCGCATGTGCTTAAACTAAATTGGAACCATGACGCTCCAATAGTGCCACCTAAAATTGGCAAGGATTCATTGGAGGTCAAAGTTCTTCCTTTCGACCACTGGAAAGGATTCATATATCGTTTGGGAATAGATCGCACCTAGAATTCATGGACAGTCATATATTGTTTGGTAATACATCACGCCTAAAATTCATGAGCAGTAATCAATTACTGCTCGGTCCTTTATCACAGCTGTTGCAACAACACGAAATAGGAAGTGACAGCAACTCCATCACTTTGGCAGCTCGAGTAGCTTTCACCACCGATAATTCTACAGCCAGATGAAAAATTAACTATGCCAACTAACAACGGTACAAAATCATGTTGGACTGCGATGCAGAATCAAAACCAATACATCACTGGCATCAAACCGAATCGCTCAAAGCTTAGGGCGACGACGCTGAGGGGGATGCAGTCGGTAGACGTTTTTTCAGCCTACTCAATTTCCAAAAGTTAGCACCGACAGATGCCTAAGCAGCGCGGATCAAGCAACGAGCCGTACGCGACTAAAATTAGCAGGTGAGACTACCAGGTCACACTGGTAAGACCGCTTTCCCCGCAGCCGACGGATTCAAAAACTCCACCGACAGCGCCCGCAGCCCGGCGGTCCGTACAGCCAGATCTAGAGGCGCGCGGGGCCGTACGGACGAGGCGCAGACCGGGCCGACATGCGGTGGCAGCGGAAACCGAGGCGAGATCTGGGCAATGCCGGTGGATCCGGAGGGGAGATCCCGAACTGACTCACCTGTGAACCCGTCGGTGAAGGGATCCTGCGCGCCGGGCGGCGGGCCCCTCCCGCCGCGGCCCGCGAAGGGCGGCAGCCAGAAGAGCGCGGACAGCAGCACGACCGCACCCAGCACGAGCGCCGCCACGCATTGCTGGGCACGTGCGCCGACGCCGGACTGGGAGACGTAGCAGAAGCCCgtggcgcggccggggaggcAGACGAGGCCGCACGACGAGGCGCGGATCCAGCTCGACGACGGTGTGGATCCGGAAGGCCCGCTGTAGCGGTGGCGGATCTGGCCGCGGACTGGCCTCGTCGGCTCGATCTGGCGCCATGGGAGAGAGGGAGATGTGTTGTACAGAGTGGTGGCCGGGGAAGGATTGACGACGGTGGGGTGAGAGGAGGACGGCAGGATTCCCGCCTGAGATTGCCAGGACCGGGCGCCGGAGGTGGCGGCGGCAAGGGAGGAGTGCAGCGCTAGGGTTCGCGCGAGAGAGAGGAGGACACGAGGGATGGGGTTGGGTGGGGTTCGAGAGAGAGGGGAGTTTGCTGCCGTGGGTTGGATGGATAGACGGATGGATGGTCAGATGGATGTCATGTCATCGATCCAAGCCACAAGTGATTCCACCAATCAGAATTAAGCTTATgtagtttttctttctttttgtttCTCTTATAAGGCAAATGCCCAATGTTATGCCAAAATTCATGGCAAATTTTTTCCAAATGATCTCATATTTTGCATAAatgtgcatcttggaatggcaaacaatgttgcctaagggagttttcattttctttgcacagaaaaattcattttccatttttcgaatgcccaaaatgaggtttttttgtgaacgaactaccaaataattgttgcaaaaatgtaccaaatcaattttataaaatactatgccatgtttaatgcacaattgacacaatggttgggtgtcaaaatccttgatccacctctggtgaaaaagacaaatttccaccgattcagtaggaagcgggtcaaatttgaactgtagctgcctcatagtttgctatttcttttttccaaaaatcttttctaggtacataagtatctatttaatcagagaaacattaaaaaatttccaagattcaaccactagctaggaacggtcaagcccgccgttttgaccgcattttgtaacgggcataaaaaattcaaaaaaaatcaaaaaattggaaaaccttcgcattgtgtcatcatatgtgaccaagtttccatgaaaaataataaacttgtaatacgacaattttttttaaaagtgttctcagaaatgagctatcatgcgtgaagattcatggctttcaagccaaatgatcaatcttgtggccacattcatggcatagtttgttcaaatgatctcatattgtgcaaaaGGGTGCATCTtagaattccaaacaatgttgcataagggatttttcattttctttgcacggaaaattcattttccattttccgagtgcccgaaatgagttttttttgtgaaggacctaccatatatttgttgcaaaattggaccaaatcaaatttatgaaatactaggacatatttaatgcacaattgaccaaatggttgggtgtaaaaagttctgatccacctctcgtgaaaaagacaaatttccgccgattcagctggaagcgggtcaaatttgaactgtagctaccttgtagtttgctctttattttttccaaaaatcatttctaggtacataagtatctatttaatcagagaaacatcaaaaggtctccaagattcaacaactagctaggaacggtcaagcccgccgttttgaccgcattttgaaatgggcataaaaaattcaaaaaaaatatcaaaaaaattggaaaacctccgcattgtgtcattatatgtgaccaagtttccagaaaaaataataaacttgtaatacggtaattattttaaaaaagtgtttttagaaatgagctatcatgtgtgaagattcatggctttcaagcgagatgatcaatcttatggccacattcatggcatagtttgttcaaatgacctcatatcatgcacaagggtgcatcttggaatgacaaacaatgttgcctaaggaagttttcattttctttggacgaaaaattcattttccattttttcgagtgcccaaaatgagtttttttgtgaaggacctaccatatatttgttgcaaaattggacctaataaattttataaaatacaaggccatatataatgcacaattgacaaaatggttgggtgtcaaaagttttgatccacctctcgtgaaaaagacaaattcacgccgattcagcaggaagcgggtcaaatttgaactgtaggtgcctcatagtttgctctttattttttccaaaaatcatttctatttacataagtacctatttaatcataaatacatggtttggtggcgatacgtcgaggtttggacggtggccgagggccccaactctagagcgcgtaaactcgcatgcccgctgcgtggtcaccgcgtgaccatggcgttgccatgtgttctgggcggcctaggcatgtctagtgtgttgggcactccccaggtaggtgctaggaagaaaatcacaacataagattctcacgaggagaccgatcgatgctcaaacatgaataagcagccaagtgtttgattagcggtacgggaaatgcacatggctaatgggcatgagttttggctgaggatgatcagttactaagaagaccgtcttcacaaattttcagctcaaaaggaggagcctaggtggtacttgctttgcaaagtaccacactggacataaatacgaatgttgaagctgggctcaaaataatgaatggattgagctggcatttggtggaggatggttatttgggcataggaaagcattgtagaaaatggataccatttggacatgccaaagtggtatgtaacaccca contains:
- the LOC141041394 gene encoding uncharacterized protein gives rise to the protein MATNSPLSRTPPNPIPRVLLSLARTLALHSSLAAATSGARSWQSQAGILPSSSHPTVVNPSPATTLYNTSPSLPWRQIEPTRPVRGQIRHRYSGPSGSTPSSSWIRASSCGLVCLPGRATGFCYVSQSGVGARAQQCVAALVLGAVVLLSALFWLPPFAGRGGRGPPPGAQDPFTDGFTDDIVASFRLQKNVSELRGNMSKLVLDICAEVGVPNSIVCPHHIFYFTVLIRSSTSVDRCLNAMFPLSWPRSSKEMTAMFSFGLVLLEIITGKRAVLSDEPDEDDETLVSWITSSMEPPPLVKLGAKSEELLFASPRLAQAKSSGCKQIFLSALSLVSTLAFIANNTRMLHN